In bacterium, the sequence TGGAGAAAATATATTCACCGAAACATTACTACGCCCGGGTGAAGCATTACCTCCGTGACTATAAAATAACATCGAAACGAAAGTTTCGGGTTCGGTTGCCGGAATTGCACGCACTCTTTCGCTCGACAGTAGTGTTGGGGGTGATAGGTAAAGAACGCTACCAGTATTGGAAACTGTTCTTCTGGTCGTTAACGACCCGACCGAAGTTGTTTCCCTATTCGATAACATTAGCAATCTACGGTTTCCATTTTCGGAAAATTATGGAAAGCATGAGTATGAATCATCCGGCAAAACCGATCTAAGGATAACACCAGCGTCATCACTGAATGGCGATTAGATTAGAAAGAAGCAAAAGAAATGTTAGAGAAAAATATCGGGTCCAATGACCGCATCGCGCGGGCAGTCATTGGTCTCGCATTGGTAATCTGGGCGCTGACGGGAGGACCGCTCATCGCTTGGTTAGGCGTTCTACTGTTGGTAACGGCGGGAATGTCAAGTTGCTACCTATACAAGTTGGCAGGCTTTAGTACAGCTCCACCACCGCCCAACAAGAACCTTACCGAAAATCGTTACGGCTTGAAGAAAAAGCGGCATTAATCCCGTAAGTCGCGGTTAAAATCAAATTGGTACCTTGGTTGACTCAATGCGGGTCAACCAAAGAGAGATGCATAGTCTCTCTGAGTGAACTACATCATGTTAACGAATCCGCAATATCGATCGATTCCTTGTCGCTCGATGAAATCTTACGGATGAGTCTACTTACATGTTTTTCGACGGTGAAGATTGCTCATTCGACCACACCCCCGATAGCATTTTTACAAAGGTCGCAAGACTATCCACGCTACCGAGAGGTGGACAGATTTGGAAGCAGCGCTGCCAGTCGGGTAATGCCTTCCCGGATTTTTGTTTCCGATTGGTTCGAATAATTCAAGCGTATGAAATTCCGTTTCTGGTCATTCGCGAAAAATGAATTCCCGGGAACAAATGCCACTTTTTGTGTAATCGCTTCTGCCAACAATTTTTCGGCATCGACGTCTTCCGGCAACTCCACCCAAATGAACATTCCGCCATCAGGGCGGCTCCATTTCGCTCCTGTTGGCATCGTTTCCGCTAATACATCCAACATTGCTTGCGCACGTTTGCCATAACTCGTACGAATCTTTTCGATGTGTCCTTCATAATCGAAGGTGCGCAAAAGATGTTCAACCACTCGCTGTGAAAGCGATGAGGTATGTAAGTCGGACGATTGTTTGGCGACCGCGAGACTCCGTACAAACGACTCTGGTCCTGACAGCCACCCAATCCGTAAACCCGGTGCGAAAGTCTTCGAGAACGTTCCCAAAGAAACGACAACCCCTTGGGTATCCAACGAAGCTAACGAAGGAACCCGTTCGCCACGGAACCGCAATTCGCCATAGGGATCGTCTTCTAAAATGTAGAAACGATGGCGCTGCGCCAACCGTACCAACGCCTTCCGCCGCTCTAGCGATAAGGTGCGTCCGGTTGGATTGTTAAAATTGGGAACGACATATAACATCTTCGGTTGGTGGGTGAGCAGAATATTTTCCAACTCTTCAACGACCATACCGTTTTCATCGCTCTCAACAACGACAAATTCCGCTTCATAGGCGCTCATCGCCTGTAGCGCGGCGAGATAACTCGGATTCTCGACAATGACTGCATCACCGGGATTGAGTAATACCTTAGCAACCAAATCGATTCCCTGTTGCGAACCATTCGTTATAAGTATCGCATCGGCAATGGTGTGTGAACCCTGCTGGTTTAGCCGGTTGGCAATCGCTTCGCGCAACGGCCGGTACCCTTCCGTTGTGCTGTACTGCAATGCCGCCGCGCCATCACTGGACAACACCGCGGTATGGGCGGCGGCGATAGCTTCGACTGGAAACAATTCCGGTGCCGGGAGACCACCGGCAAATGATATGATTTCCGGGCGTTCCGTCACTTTCAATATTTCCCGGACTGCCGACGATTTCACAAGCGACATACGATGAGCAAGTTCCGGCATTGCATGGGCAGTCAGCTTTGTGGTTGGGAGTGGTGCAGGCATCATTGTTTCCCCGCTTTCTGAGGTGTTGGAATCGCAAGCGCAGTCGTCTCTTTAATCGACGAGAGCGCGATGGTCGTATCGGTATGGGTCACCCCTTCGATAGTGCGTAAGGTATCGACTAATAGCTTATCAAGGGATTTCGTGTTGTCGGTTTTTACTTTCAGGAGGTAGGATTCCGGTCCGGCAACGCGATAGCATTCGAGGATTTCCGGCAATGAGCGCATTTGCTCACCAAACGCTTCAAAGAAGCGAGGGTGTTCGATGCCCACCGAAACAAAAGCGGTGATATCTTTGCCTAACTTTGCCGCATCGACAATGGCAGCATAACCGACAATGATCCCCCGCTCCTCTAATTTCCGGATCCGGTCGGCAACCGCCGGTTGCGATAATCCTACCAGTGGAGCGATCTCACTTTGCGTTGCGCGTCCATTCTGCTGGAGGATTTCGATGATTTTTAGATCGATCGCGTCCATATTATCACCTATATATTATAAGCCATAAAACTCTTACTAATATAAGATATAAAGTAATCGGGGCGTTGTCAAGTGGTATTATCGATCAGAAGAAAGTTCTGGGAGAACATTTTCCAGTAGGTTAGCGAGAATTGGGAACTGGAGACATGAATCTATCTCACAATTGGTAGCCACGGACTTTAGCCCGCGTTTCATCAATTTGTGTAG encodes:
- a CDS encoding PLP-dependent aminotransferase family protein, with translation MMPAPLPTTKLTAHAMPELAHRMSLVKSSAVREILKVTERPEIISFAGGLPAPELFPVEAIAAAHTAVLSSDGAAALQYSTTEGYRPLREAIANRLNQQGSHTIADAILITNGSQQGIDLVAKVLLNPGDAVIVENPSYLAALQAMSAYEAEFVVVESDENGMVVEELENILLTHQPKMLYVVPNFNNPTGRTLSLERRKALVRLAQRHRFYILEDDPYGELRFRGERVPSLASLDTQGVVVSLGTFSKTFAPGLRIGWLSGPESFVRSLAVAKQSSDLHTSSLSQRVVEHLLRTFDYEGHIEKIRTSYGKRAQAMLDVLAETMPTGAKWSRPDGGMFIWVELPEDVDAEKLLAEAITQKVAFVPGNSFFANDQKRNFIRLNYSNQSETKIREGITRLAALLPNLSTSR
- a CDS encoding Lrp/AsnC family transcriptional regulator; amino-acid sequence: MDAIDLKIIEILQQNGRATQSEIAPLVGLSQPAVADRIRKLEERGIIVGYAAIVDAAKLGKDITAFVSVGIEHPRFFEAFGEQMRSLPEILECYRVAGPESYLLKVKTDNTKSLDKLLVDTLRTIEGVTHTDTTIALSSIKETTALAIPTPQKAGKQ
- a CDS encoding DUF2892 domain-containing protein — protein: MLEKNIGSNDRIARAVIGLALVIWALTGGPLIAWLGVLLLVTAGMSSCYLYKLAGFSTAPPPPNKNLTENRYGLKKKRH